The Sphingobacteriaceae bacterium DNA segment ACCTGCAGTTGTTCGCCGCCAGCGCCCGTCAGCCGGGCTTCGTCACGGGCCTGGCCCGGGCCGTGGCCGAACTGCGGTCCCACCGGGTGGGCTCCACCCGGCTGGCGGAGCAGCGGCAGCGGCTGCTGGAAGAGGGCGACCCGCATCCCCTGCTGGATCGAAAACTGCACGATCTGGCCCTGGTCATGGGGCGCTACGAGGAGTACTTGGGGGAAGGATTCACCGACCCCGACGACCTGCTCCACGGGGCTGCCGCCCGCCTGCCGGCCCTGGAGGCCTTGAAGGGCGCCCACGTGTGGCTGGACGGCTTTTCGGGCTTTACGCCCCAGGAGTACGAGGTGCTGGCGGCCCTGCTCCAGGTGGCCCGCCGGGTGAGCGTGGCCCTGTGCGTGGACGGCCGCCTGCCCTTGAGCCGGACCCCCGAGCCGTCGGACCTGTTCGGCCCTACCCACGAGACGTACCATAAATTGAAGGCCATGGCCCGGCGCTACGGCATAGAAATGGAGCCGGACCTGGTGCTGGACCAGGATGTGCCCCGCCGCTTCCTGGCGGCGCCGGCCCTGGCCCACCTGGAAAACCACCTGTACCGGCCCCGGCTGGCAACCTACCGGGGCCACTGGAATCCCGAGGCCATCCAGGTGGTGGCGGCCGCCGACCCCCGCCACGAGGTGGAGCTGGCCGCCCGCCAAATCGTCAGCCTGTGCCGGGATCACGGCTACCGCTACCGGGACATCTCCGTCATGGTGCGGGACCTGGCCCCGTACGAGGATCTCATCAGCCAGACCTTCCGGGACTACGGGATTCCCTTTTTCATCGACCGGCGCCGGCCTTTGGTGCACCATCCCCTCATGGAACTGGTCCAGGCTGCCCTGGACGTGGTCACCAAGGGGTGGCCCTATGATGCGGTTTTCCGCTACTTGAAGACCGACTTGTCCCCCCTCTCCCGCAGTGAAGTGGACCGGCTGGAGAACTACGTGCTGGAGCACGGGCTCACGGGCTCGGCCTGGACCCGGGAGGAGCCGTGGCGGTACAGCCGCCGCTACAGTTTGGAGGAAGAAGACCCGGACCCCCTGGACGAGGGGGACCGGGAGTTCCTGGCGGCGGTGGACGCCGACCGCCGGCGGGTGGCGGCGCCCTTGGTGCGCTTCCAGGCAGCTTTGGCCCGGGGCTCCTTGACCGTCCGGCAAGGAGCCGCCGCCGTCTACGAGCTGTTGGTGGAACTGGCAGTGCCCGACCGGCTGGCGGAATGGAGCCGGGAAGCCATGGCGGCCGGCGACCTGGTGGCCGCCGACACCCACCGGCAGGCCTGGGACCGGCTGGTAGGCCTCCTGGACGAGATGGTGGACGCCCTGGGCGACGAGGCCATGGCACCCCGAGCCCTGGGCGACATCCTGAGCGCCGGCATGGAAGGCTTGAGCCTGGCCCTGATCCCACCGGGGCTGGACCAGGTGCTGGTGGGGGCCATCCACCGGTCCCGGCAGCCCGACCTGCGGGCCACCCTGCTCCTGGGGGTCAACGAAGGCCACTTCCCAATGGTCACCGATGAAGACACCTTTTTCGACGACGAAGAGCGGGAGGTGCTGGTCGCCGGCGGCCTGGACCTGGAGCCCGACAGCCGCCGCCGCCTGTTCCGGGAGCGGTACCTGGCCTACATCGCCGTCACCCGTCCCCGGGAGCGGCTGTGGGTCAGCTATCCCCGCATGGACGCCGGGGGCCGCACCCTGGCCCCCTCGGAACTGCCCTTGTGGATTGGGCGGCTGTTCCCCCAGCTTGCGGTGGCGGAGCCCAGGCCCGGCCAGGAGGATCCCGCCGACGCCGTCACCAGCCGCCACCTGGCGGGCATGGTGGTACGAGCCTTGCGGCGGGCGGTTGCCGGGCCGGCGGCGGGCAGAGGGCCGGGCGGGGCTGCCGCTGGGGCGCCGGCCGGAGGACCGGACGCCCGCTGGGCCGCCGCCTACCGGTGGCTGCAGGCCCGGCCTGAGGTTTTCGCCGGTGTACAGCATGTGCTGTCGGCCTTGCAGGAGCCCCGGCCCGTGCCCGACCTGGCGCCGGCCTTGGTGGCGGAACTCTACGGGCCGGTGATGGGCAGCAGCATATCCCGGCTGCAAAGCTTCGCCGCCTGCCCCTTCCAGCACTTCGCCACCTACGGCCTGAAGCTGGAGGAGCGGCAGCGCCACCAGGTGGACGCCCTCCAGCTGGGCATCTTGTTCCACGCCGTGCTGCGGGCCTTTGTGGAGCGGCTCCGGCAGGAAGGCCTGGACTGGGCGGAACTTTCCGATGAAGAAGCACTGCAGTTGGCCGCCCAGGTCACCGATGAAATCATGCCCCGGCTGCAGAACGAGATCTTGCTGAGCACCGCCCGGTACCGGCACCTGGCCGGGCAGGTGCACCGGACGGTGGCCTGGGCCGTGAAGGTTTTGGGTGAACATGCCCGGCGCAGCGAATTCGCCCCCGTGGCCTTGGAACTGCCCTTCGGCCTGTC contains these protein-coding regions:
- the addB gene encoding helicase-exonuclease AddAB subunit AddB yields the protein MALRFILGRAGTGKTTLCLAEVAGHLEREGEQGPPLILLVPEQATFQMERALLERLDRAATARGQVLSFHRLAQRIHQAAGSGTGRLLGELGRQMVLRRILLHHAGDLQLFAASARQPGFVTGLARAVAELRSHRVGSTRLAEQRQRLLEEGDPHPLLDRKLHDLALVMGRYEEYLGEGFTDPDDLLHGAAARLPALEALKGAHVWLDGFSGFTPQEYEVLAALLQVARRVSVALCVDGRLPLSRTPEPSDLFGPTHETYHKLKAMARRYGIEMEPDLVLDQDVPRRFLAAPALAHLENHLYRPRLATYRGHWNPEAIQVVAAADPRHEVELAARQIVSLCRDHGYRYRDISVMVRDLAPYEDLISQTFRDYGIPFFIDRRRPLVHHPLMELVQAALDVVTKGWPYDAVFRYLKTDLSPLSRSEVDRLENYVLEHGLTGSAWTREEPWRYSRRYSLEEEDPDPLDEGDREFLAAVDADRRRVAAPLVRFQAALARGSLTVRQGAAAVYELLVELAVPDRLAEWSREAMAAGDLVAADTHRQAWDRLVGLLDEMVDALGDEAMAPRALGDILSAGMEGLSLALIPPGLDQVLVGAIHRSRQPDLRATLLLGVNEGHFPMVTDEDTFFDDEEREVLVAGGLDLEPDSRRRLFRERYLAYIAVTRPRERLWVSYPRMDAGGRTLAPSELPLWIGRLFPQLAVAEPRPGQEDPADAVTSRHLAGMVVRALRRAVAGPAAGRGPGGAAAGAPAGGPDARWAAAYRWLQARPEVFAGVQHVLSALQEPRPVPDLAPALVAELYGPVMGSSISRLQSFAACPFQHFATYGLKLEERQRHQVDALQLGILFHAVLRAFVERLRQEGLDWAELSDEEALQLAAQVTDEIMPRLQNEILLSTARYRHLAGQVHRTVAWAVKVLGEHARRSEFAPVALELPFGLSYRERGEGLPPYPIPLGNRRRLELRGQIDRIDEALGWIRVIDYKRTGRRLSLQDVYYGLDMQLPAYLLVAQEAARELWGEPKVPAGAFFFGLQEPTLRLDGPVDEGMAALMRLREAKFRGVMVRDAHLVRMMDKDIAGTSDLIPARLNKDGTVGKNPLIVPPEHLQNLLYWVRDLMAAMGRQILAGRVKPQPYRKTDGSTACRWCDFKPVCRFEPGMGAYYRNLAPLTNDQVWERINAEMDGQGIDDQDMDDAREEERHGGA